A window of uncultured Litoreibacter sp. contains these coding sequences:
- a CDS encoding FAD-dependent oxidoreductase, with protein sequence MVAVRYETAIELYPYTQVPAQSMAPVRHPVVIVGGGPVGLALALDLGLKGTPALVLDDHEGAGLGSKAICFSKRTLDIADRMGAGRAMVDKGVVWNVGKVFHGEGKLFEFNLLPESGHRNPAFINLQQPYFERFLVDAIRAAQERGAPIEIRGRNRATAVMAHADHVTLDVDTPDGPYQVEAHYLIACDGARSPIRDAMGLSFDGRVFEDNFLIADVKMEADFPTERWFWFEPPFGGAGQSALLHKQPDNIWRIDFQLGWDIDRAKELDPDRIRTRVDAMLATQTGTTPEYELEWTSIYTFQCRRMEQFRKGRVIFAGDAAHQVSPFGARGANSGLQDAENLAWKLDYVLRGIAPDGLLDSYAAEREFAADENILNSTRATDFMTPKSDISRTFRNAVLILAGLHAFARPLVNSGRLSVPCVYDGLSLTGEDGLDGPSVSRPGATCPDAPLGDGYLLADLDGGFVLLAVGGAAPQVDEISGVPLRTVSIPEPSDELRARYLGDAPVGFYLIRPDQHVVARWARYDPDDVARAMSRALGEEPT encoded by the coding sequence ATGGTCGCGGTGCGCTACGAAACCGCCATAGAGCTCTATCCCTACACGCAGGTACCTGCACAATCCATGGCGCCGGTGCGCCATCCGGTGGTGATTGTTGGAGGCGGCCCGGTGGGGCTGGCGCTCGCCCTTGATCTTGGGCTGAAAGGCACGCCGGCGCTGGTTCTTGATGACCACGAAGGGGCCGGGCTGGGCAGCAAAGCGATATGTTTCTCCAAGCGCACGCTCGACATTGCGGATCGCATGGGCGCAGGCCGTGCAATGGTCGACAAGGGGGTGGTCTGGAACGTCGGCAAGGTGTTTCACGGCGAAGGCAAGTTGTTTGAATTCAACCTTCTGCCCGAAAGCGGGCACCGCAACCCCGCCTTTATCAACCTGCAGCAACCATACTTCGAAAGGTTCTTGGTTGACGCGATCCGCGCGGCACAAGAACGGGGCGCGCCGATAGAGATCAGGGGCCGAAACCGCGCGACAGCTGTGATGGCGCATGCGGATCATGTGACGCTGGACGTTGACACCCCTGACGGGCCGTATCAGGTGGAAGCCCACTACCTGATAGCTTGTGACGGTGCGCGTTCCCCGATACGCGATGCCATGGGGCTGAGTTTTGATGGGCGGGTGTTTGAGGACAACTTCCTGATTGCCGACGTCAAGATGGAGGCTGACTTCCCCACAGAACGCTGGTTCTGGTTCGAGCCGCCCTTCGGGGGGGCGGGCCAATCCGCCCTGCTGCACAAGCAGCCAGACAACATCTGGCGGATCGACTTTCAGCTGGGTTGGGACATCGACCGCGCCAAGGAATTGGACCCTGATCGTATCCGGACGCGGGTTGACGCCATGCTGGCGACGCAAACAGGGACGACCCCTGAGTATGAACTGGAATGGACCTCGATTTATACGTTTCAGTGCCGCCGTATGGAGCAATTCCGCAAAGGCCGCGTGATCTTTGCCGGAGACGCGGCGCATCAGGTCTCCCCCTTTGGGGCGCGGGGCGCGAATTCCGGGTTGCAGGATGCCGAAAATCTGGCGTGGAAGCTCGACTATGTGCTGCGGGGCATCGCACCTGACGGCTTGCTTGATAGTTACGCCGCGGAGCGGGAGTTTGCCGCCGATGAAAACATCCTGAATTCGACACGTGCCACTGATTTCATGACCCCGAAATCCGATATCAGCCGAACGTTCCGCAATGCGGTGCTGATTCTGGCGGGCTTGCACGCATTTGCCAGACCATTGGTCAATTCCGGCAGGCTTTCAGTGCCATGCGTCTATGACGGGCTGTCGTTGACGGGTGAAGATGGGTTGGACGGGCCAAGCGTCTCCAGGCCCGGTGCCACCTGCCCCGACGCGCCGCTTGGGGATGGATATCTGCTCGCCGATCTGGATGGCGGCTTTGTTTTACTAGCGGTAGGCGGGGCCGCGCCCCAGGTTGACGAGATCAGCGGCGTTCCGCTGCGCACCGTCTCTATTCCCGAACCATCAGACGAGTTGCGGGCCCGATATCTGGGAGACGCGCCGGTTGGGTTCTATCTGATCCGACCCGACCAACATGTCGTCGCGCGTTGGGCGCGATACGACCCGGACGATGTCGCCCGCGCGATGAGCCGAGCGCTTGGAGAGGAGCCCACATGA
- the pstB gene encoding phosphate ABC transporter ATP-binding protein PstB: MAQDDIKITAKGVDVFYADTHAIKNVDVNIQNRAVTAFIGPSGCGKSTFLRCLNRMNDTIDICRITGDIHLDGNDIYAKDVDPVQLRARVGMVFQKPNPFPKSIYDNVAYGPKIHGLAKNKAELDEIVEKSLRRAAIWDEVKDRLDAPGTGLSGGQQQRLCIGRAIATAPEVLLMDEPCSALDPIATAQVEELIDELRQDFTVVIVTHSMQQAARVSQKTAFFHLGNLVEYGETDKIFTNPEDPRTESYITGRIG, translated from the coding sequence ATGGCCCAGGACGACATCAAAATCACGGCCAAAGGCGTTGACGTCTTCTACGCCGACACCCACGCGATCAAGAATGTCGATGTGAACATCCAGAACCGCGCCGTGACCGCATTTATCGGCCCGTCCGGCTGTGGCAAGTCCACCTTCCTGCGCTGCTTGAACCGCATGAACGACACGATTGATATCTGCCGCATCACCGGCGACATCCATCTTGATGGCAATGACATCTACGCAAAGGACGTGGACCCGGTGCAGCTGCGCGCACGTGTGGGCATGGTGTTCCAGAAGCCCAACCCATTCCCCAAGTCGATCTATGACAACGTCGCCTATGGCCCGAAAATTCACGGGCTCGCCAAGAACAAGGCGGAGCTGGACGAGATCGTCGAGAAATCCCTGCGCCGCGCCGCGATCTGGGACGAGGTCAAGGACCGCCTCGATGCGCCCGGCACGGGGTTGTCCGGCGGCCAGCAGCAGCGCCTGTGCATCGGCCGCGCAATCGCGACGGCCCCGGAGGTTTTGTTGATGGACGAGCCGTGTTCCGCCCTTGACCCGATTGCAACCGCGCAGGTGGAAGAACTGATCGACGAGCTGCGTCAGGACTTTACCGTTGTGATCGTGACCCACTCGATGCAACAGGCCGCCCGTGTCAGTCAGAAGACCGCGTTCTTCCACCTCGGCAATCTGGTGGAATACGGCGAAACCGACAAGATCTTCACCAACCCCGAAGACCCCCGCACTGAAAGCTACATCACCGGCCGGATCGGCTAA
- the phoB gene encoding phosphate regulon transcriptional regulator PhoB, whose product MATEPVVLVVEDDPSQREVLAYNIRAEGYVVLTAENGDEALISIKDDQPDLIVLDWMLPNVSGIEVCRQIKKDAGLAKTPVIMLSARSEEDDRVRGLETGADDYIVKPYSVAELLARIRTQLRRTRPAAMGEKLEYQDIVMDIEEHRVTRAEQPLKLGPTEYRLLSTFMERPGRVWSREQLLDRVWGRDIYVDTRTVDVHVGRLRKVLTSMGGDDPLRTVRGAGYALG is encoded by the coding sequence ATGGCCACCGAACCCGTTGTTTTGGTTGTAGAAGATGATCCTTCGCAGCGCGAGGTTCTGGCCTATAACATCCGCGCCGAGGGCTATGTCGTGCTCACAGCGGAAAACGGTGACGAGGCGCTGATCTCGATCAAAGATGACCAGCCGGACCTGATCGTTTTGGATTGGATGCTACCCAATGTCTCGGGCATCGAGGTGTGCCGCCAGATCAAGAAAGACGCAGGTCTCGCTAAGACGCCGGTGATCATGTTGTCTGCGCGGTCAGAGGAAGACGACCGGGTGAGAGGGCTGGAAACTGGGGCGGATGATTACATCGTAAAGCCGTATTCGGTCGCAGAACTGCTGGCGCGTATCCGCACCCAGCTACGCCGCACGCGCCCGGCTGCCATGGGCGAAAAGCTGGAATACCAAGACATTGTCATGGACATTGAAGAGCACCGCGTCACCCGCGCCGAACAGCCGCTGAAGCTTGGCCCAACTGAGTACCGACTGCTTTCCACCTTCATGGAACGCCCCGGGCGGGTCTGGTCACGCGAGCAACTGCTTGACCGTGTCTGGGGCCGCGATATCTATGTCGACACCCGCACCGTTGACGTGCATGTCGGGCGCCTGCGCAAGGTGCTGACAAGCATGGGCGGTGACGATCCGTTGCGCACCGTGCGCGGCGCGGGGTACGCATTGGGATAA
- a CDS encoding ester cyclase yields MKGSRPEQAALSRDTDMSKTDETRRVIEGMVDGLNDHRIADIGDFFSETFRWMGNTGCGSKDGIREFQDNWQKPFQAAFHDKTCIDEARLYMGEWAAAFGRQEATHGGAFMGIAPTGNRIEIRYMDFWKVVDGKIVDNWVMVDFPHVLAQLGVDVFNGEGWEAFDNGTKTPPSPH; encoded by the coding sequence ATGAAGGGCTCAAGACCAGAGCAGGCGGCGCTAAGCCGCGATACCGACATGTCCAAAACCGACGAGACGCGCCGCGTGATCGAAGGCATGGTGGACGGGCTGAACGATCACCGCATTGCGGATATTGGCGACTTCTTCTCGGAAACATTTCGCTGGATGGGCAACACGGGCTGCGGTTCCAAAGACGGCATCCGGGAATTTCAGGACAACTGGCAGAAGCCGTTTCAGGCCGCGTTTCACGACAAGACCTGCATTGACGAGGCCCGGCTTTACATGGGCGAATGGGCGGCCGCCTTCGGCCGTCAGGAAGCAACGCATGGTGGCGCTTTCATGGGGATCGCGCCCACCGGCAACCGGATCGAGATCCGCTACATGGATTTCTGGAAAGTGGTGGACGGCAAGATTGTCGACAACTGGGTCATGGTCGATTTCCCGCATGTTCTGGCGCAACTGGGCGTGGATGTCTTCAATGGCGAAGGGTGGGAAGCCTTCGACAATGGCACCAAGACGCCGCCAAGCCCCCATTGA
- a CDS encoding substrate-binding domain-containing protein, whose product MSFIKTAASAAILVAAASSVATARDQIRVVGSSTVFPFSTAVAEQFGRSTDFQTPVVESTGSGGGLKLFCAGVGTDHPDITNASRRMKEKEFKLCQDNGVTDVTEAVIGYDGIVVANAKGGPAFELTREQIVTALAAQGPLPTTWDEVDPSLPAINIEVLGPPPSSGTRDAFEELVMHEGCEGAGIECEGITIREDGAFIEAGENDNLIVSKLEANPNALGVFGFSFLDQNSDALQGALVDGTEPTFDNIAAGDYPISRSLYFYIKNAHVGVVPGLQEFAVEFMSEDASGEEGYLIDKGLIPLPEDMFETISGNVSSLTKMTGDEWK is encoded by the coding sequence ATGTCGTTCATCAAAACCGCTGCCTCTGCCGCCATTCTGGTTGCCGCTGCATCATCCGTCGCAACCGCGCGGGACCAAATCCGCGTCGTGGGCTCCTCTACCGTATTCCCATTCTCGACCGCCGTAGCCGAACAGTTCGGCCGGTCCACTGACTTTCAGACGCCCGTTGTCGAATCCACCGGCTCCGGCGGCGGCTTGAAGCTGTTCTGCGCAGGCGTAGGCACCGACCACCCTGACATCACAAACGCATCGCGCCGCATGAAGGAAAAAGAATTCAAGCTGTGCCAGGACAATGGCGTCACCGACGTGACCGAAGCTGTCATTGGCTATGATGGCATTGTAGTGGCAAACGCGAAGGGCGGCCCGGCGTTTGAACTGACGCGCGAGCAAATCGTAACGGCGCTTGCCGCTCAAGGCCCGCTGCCAACAACATGGGACGAAGTCGACCCGTCGCTGCCCGCGATCAATATCGAAGTGCTTGGCCCACCACCATCATCGGGCACACGCGACGCCTTCGAAGAGCTGGTCATGCATGAAGGCTGCGAAGGCGCAGGCATCGAATGCGAAGGCATCACCATCCGCGAGGACGGCGCGTTCATCGAAGCCGGCGAAAACGACAACCTGATCGTGTCCAAACTGGAGGCCAACCCGAACGCCTTGGGCGTCTTTGGTTTCTCCTTCCTCGACCAGAACTCTGACGCGCTGCAAGGCGCGCTGGTCGATGGTACCGAGCCGACCTTCGACAACATCGCCGCTGGCGACTACCCGATCTCTCGCTCGCTCTACTTCTACATCAAGAACGCCCATGTTGGCGTGGTCCCGGGTCTTCAGGAATTCGCTGTCGAATTCATGTCTGAGGATGCGTCCGGTGAGGAGGGCTATCTGATCGACAAAGGCCTGATCCCACTGCCGGAAGACATGTTCGAAACCATTTCGGGCAACGTCTCGTCGCTGACCAAGATGACCGGCGACGAGTGGAAATAG
- the pstC gene encoding phosphate ABC transporter permease subunit PstC — protein sequence MFGLTLIAVFVLGAIFYTAARSRAVTIGGDTPQQLHSRPNYHGLLAFLLASLAGLAVLVIVWTAWGSFIESQFVAHILDAQPELSPIEVELVLNDSRALAEGGIASKTDALREQIAAEIGGQTVLHHYGTMALSILAAALAGLWCLKSAHIGWRARNRSETVIRRILALMAVIAVATTGGIILSLIFETLNFFNNIDWQVHKFLFGTTWSPLSGVQAGKLDPEKVGAIPLFAGTLLITVIAMLVATPIGLFAAIYLSDFASPKVRAWAKPMLEILAGIPTVVYGFFAAITLAPFLRNSGESIGLSIASESALAAGIVMGIMIIPFISSLSDDVINAVPQSLRDGSYGLGATKAETIRQVVLPAALPGIVSAVLLGISRAVGETMIVVMAAGQGANLTANPLEAVTTITVQIVMLITGDTEASTAAGPAFTLGFTLFCVTLLMNVVAQRIVRKYRELYD from the coding sequence ATGTTCGGATTGACACTCATCGCGGTTTTCGTGCTTGGCGCGATATTTTACACCGCTGCGCGGTCTCGCGCTGTCACAATAGGCGGCGACACCCCGCAACAGCTGCATTCGCGCCCCAACTACCATGGATTGCTTGCCTTCCTGCTTGCCAGCCTCGCGGGCTTGGCCGTTCTGGTCATCGTGTGGACCGCATGGGGCAGCTTCATCGAAAGCCAATTCGTTGCGCATATCCTTGATGCACAGCCCGAGCTGAGCCCCATTGAGGTGGAGCTGGTGCTCAACGATTCTCGCGCTCTTGCGGAGGGCGGTATTGCCTCCAAAACAGACGCGCTGCGTGAACAGATTGCCGCCGAGATCGGCGGACAAACGGTGCTGCATCACTACGGCACGATGGCGTTGTCTATTCTGGCTGCGGCCCTTGCGGGGTTGTGGTGCCTGAAATCGGCCCATATCGGCTGGCGCGCGCGGAACCGCTCGGAAACCGTCATCCGTCGTATTCTCGCGCTTATGGCGGTGATTGCCGTTGCCACCACTGGCGGCATCATCCTGTCGCTGATCTTTGAGACGCTGAACTTCTTCAACAATATTGACTGGCAGGTGCACAAGTTCCTCTTCGGCACCACATGGTCGCCCTTGTCAGGCGTGCAAGCTGGCAAGCTGGACCCCGAAAAAGTGGGCGCTATCCCGCTATTCGCTGGCACCTTGCTGATCACCGTCATCGCCATGCTGGTGGCCACCCCCATCGGTTTGTTTGCCGCGATCTATCTGTCTGATTTTGCCAGCCCCAAGGTGCGCGCATGGGCCAAACCGATGCTCGAAATCCTCGCCGGCATTCCAACCGTGGTTTACGGCTTCTTCGCCGCCATCACTTTGGCCCCGTTTCTACGAAACTCTGGGGAAAGTATCGGGCTGTCCATCGCGTCTGAATCCGCGCTCGCGGCTGGGATCGTCATGGGCATCATGATTATTCCGTTCATCTCGTCATTATCCGACGATGTGATCAACGCCGTACCCCAGTCTTTGCGGGACGGCTCATACGGGTTGGGGGCGACCAAGGCGGAAACCATCCGTCAGGTGGTATTGCCAGCCGCATTGCCGGGCATCGTCTCTGCCGTCCTGCTGGGCATCTCACGCGCTGTCGGGGAAACCATGATTGTTGTTATGGCCGCAGGGCAGGGGGCCAACCTGACGGCCAACCCGCTGGAGGCTGTGACCACCATCACCGTGCAGATCGTTATGCTGATCACAGGCGACACCGAGGCCTCGACCGCTGCGGGACCCGCCTTCACGCTTGGCTTCACACTCTTCTGCGTCACACTTTTGATGAACGTGGTCGCGCAGCGCATCGTGCGCAAATACCGCGAACTCTACGACTAA
- a CDS encoding DUF2783 domain-containing protein — protein sequence MSLTLTPNIPDGDGFYDELLAAHEGLSKDESDALNARLILVLCNHIGNRDIIRAALEAAKP from the coding sequence ATGAGCCTGACCCTGACACCCAATATCCCAGATGGAGACGGGTTTTATGACGAGCTGCTGGCCGCCCATGAAGGATTGAGCAAGGATGAAAGCGACGCGCTAAATGCGCGCCTCATCCTCGTCTTGTGCAACCATATCGGCAATCGCGACATCATCCGCGCAGCCCTTGAGGCGGCGAAGCCCTGA
- the phoU gene encoding phosphate signaling complex protein PhoU, which yields MNDTQHIASAFDRDLDNIQALIMKMGGLVETAISDASKALELRDTDMAEIVRKNDKLIDALEEEVATEVARVIAMRSPTAGDLRTVLSVLKISGNLERVGDYAKNLAKRTSVLAEMQAVDGTGASIRRMAKLVSVMLKDALDAYIQRDADLAADVRARDTEVDQMYNALFREFLTHMMEDPRNITACMHLHFIAKNIERMGDHVTSIAEQVIYLVTGEVPDEDRDKADQTSYVTATKES from the coding sequence ATGAACGACACACAGCACATCGCATCCGCGTTTGACCGTGATCTCGACAACATTCAGGCGCTGATCATGAAGATGGGCGGCTTGGTTGAAACCGCCATTTCCGACGCCTCCAAAGCGCTTGAGCTGCGCGACACCGACATGGCCGAAATTGTGCGCAAGAACGACAAGCTGATCGACGCGCTCGAGGAAGAGGTTGCAACGGAAGTTGCCCGCGTTATCGCCATGCGGTCGCCCACGGCAGGTGATCTGCGCACGGTCCTTTCCGTCCTGAAAATCTCCGGCAATCTGGAACGGGTAGGGGACTACGCCAAGAACCTCGCCAAACGCACTTCAGTGCTGGCAGAGATGCAGGCCGTCGATGGCACCGGCGCCTCGATCCGGCGCATGGCCAAGCTGGTGTCGGTGATGCTGAAAGACGCGCTGGACGCCTATATTCAACGCGACGCTGATCTGGCTGCGGACGTGCGTGCCCGCGACACCGAAGTGGACCAGATGTATAACGCGCTGTTCCGCGAGTTCCTGACCCATATGATGGAAGACCCGCGCAACATCACCGCCTGCATGCACCTGCATTTCATTGCCAAGAACATCGAACGCATGGGCGATCATGTGACGTCGATTGCCGAGCAGGTGATCTATCTGGTCACCGGCGAAGTGCCGGATGAGGACCGGGACAAAGCGGACCAAACCTCCTATGTCACGGCTACAAAGGAAAGTTAA
- the pstA gene encoding phosphate ABC transporter permease PstA, with product MVDMTELTGMHSGEGASRRTAKRRAAEWRLKLYGMIAIGLAGAALVALLWSVVGKASGALTETYVTLPVTIDAAELEVDADSPENVIRRADFTGLTKDMLKAQFPSATGRTAKRQLYDLTSAGAPFELAEVIAADPTLIGQTIDYPFLASDVTDLYLKGSFGDLETRETQGDLTLTADGDDFIVSSSTGDFSAALERVKEGLIDQAAVIRRQAALQENGVVEFQRRADAATDDATRDKNLKLVEQRAAKRDQLLAEADDLEARSAAEGGDEALTEDNRSVLIKVADGWLRMTRITPAGGVAEALVPMAREVSASNTWGLYVTELPEASRKVSDNQIVWIETLKDKGQVATVFNSRFFSAGDSREPELAGILGAAVGSFWTMLVTFALAFPIGVLAAIYLEEFAPKNKVTDFIEVNINNLAAVPSIVFGLLGLSLFLGVFGVPRSAPLAGGIVLALMTLPTIIIASRAAIRAVPPSIRDAAVGLGASPLQATFHHVLPLAMPGILTGTIIGMAQALGETAPLIMIGMVAFIVDIPQGITDSASVLPVQVFRWSDFPERAFEARTAAAICVLLLFLVVMNAIAVFLRKRFERRW from the coding sequence ATGGTTGATATGACAGAACTGACCGGCATGCATTCGGGCGAGGGGGCATCGCGCCGCACCGCTAAACGCCGCGCGGCGGAGTGGCGGCTAAAGCTTTACGGTATGATCGCCATTGGACTGGCGGGTGCCGCGCTTGTGGCCCTTCTTTGGTCCGTGGTTGGCAAAGCCTCCGGCGCGCTGACGGAGACCTATGTAACGCTGCCCGTCACCATCGACGCCGCCGAGTTGGAAGTTGACGCCGACAGCCCTGAGAACGTAATCCGCCGTGCGGATTTCACGGGGCTGACCAAAGACATGCTGAAGGCGCAGTTTCCCAGCGCCACAGGCCGGACTGCGAAGCGCCAGCTATATGACCTGACATCCGCCGGCGCGCCGTTCGAACTGGCCGAGGTGATTGCCGCTGATCCCACACTGATTGGGCAAACCATCGACTACCCTTTCCTGGCCTCGGACGTGACGGACCTGTATCTGAAAGGGTCTTTCGGTGATCTGGAAACGCGCGAAACGCAGGGCGACCTGACGCTGACGGCTGACGGCGACGACTTCATTGTCAGCTCATCAACAGGTGACTTTTCCGCAGCGCTGGAGCGCGTCAAGGAGGGGCTGATCGACCAGGCCGCCGTGATCAGAAGGCAAGCCGCATTGCAGGAAAACGGTGTCGTCGAATTTCAACGCCGCGCGGACGCGGCCACGGATGACGCGACCCGTGACAAGAATCTCAAACTGGTCGAACAACGCGCCGCGAAGCGTGACCAGTTGCTGGCAGAAGCCGATGATCTGGAGGCACGCTCCGCCGCAGAGGGCGGCGATGAAGCCCTGACCGAAGACAACCGGTCGGTGCTGATCAAAGTAGCGGATGGATGGCTGCGCATGACCCGCATCACACCCGCAGGCGGTGTGGCCGAGGCGCTGGTGCCGATGGCGCGCGAAGTCTCTGCGTCCAACACATGGGGCCTTTACGTGACCGAGCTGCCGGAGGCCTCGCGCAAGGTGTCTGACAACCAGATTGTCTGGATCGAGACGTTGAAAGACAAAGGGCAGGTGGCCACGGTCTTCAACTCCCGCTTCTTCTCAGCGGGCGACAGCCGGGAGCCAGAGCTTGCAGGTATCCTCGGGGCGGCAGTCGGGTCATTCTGGACGATGTTGGTGACCTTCGCCTTGGCCTTCCCCATTGGGGTTCTGGCCGCGATCTACCTTGAAGAATTTGCGCCCAAAAACAAAGTCACCGACTTCATCGAGGTCAATATCAACAACCTCGCCGCTGTGCCCTCCATCGTCTTCGGTCTGCTGGGTCTGTCCCTCTTTCTCGGTGTCTTCGGCGTGCCTCGATCAGCGCCGCTCGCAGGCGGTATCGTGCTGGCCCTGATGACGCTGCCCACGATTATCATCGCGTCCCGCGCCGCGATCCGCGCAGTCCCACCCTCGATCCGCGATGCGGCCGTGGGGCTGGGTGCAAGCCCGTTGCAGGCGACGTTCCACCATGTGCTGCCTTTGGCCATGCCCGGCATCCTGACCGGAACGATCATCGGCATGGCGCAGGCCTTGGGCGAAACCGCGCCATTGATCATGATCGGCATGGTGGCCTTCATTGTGGACATTCCGCAAGGCATCACCGACAGCGCCAGCGTTCTGCCCGTGCAGGTGTTCCGCTGGTCCGACTTCCCCGAACGGGCTTTTGAGGCCCGCACCGCTGCGGCGATTTGTGTGCTACTGCTGTTCCTGGTGGTCATGAACGCAATCGCGGTCTTCTTGCGCAAACGCTTCGAGCGTCGCTGGTAG